From the genome of Salvia splendens isolate huo1 chromosome 7, SspV2, whole genome shotgun sequence:
GCTGTCTTGGTTTCTGAAAATCATGAATAAGTTCTCATACCATTTGATTCTGATTTTTCTCTACATTGCATATTGGAATTTCAATTACTTCACATAAGAGAGGTGCTTGAAGCTATTGACTCCCTTTGCTTCTGTCTTATTCCAATGATTTCTTGTTATTAGATCCACCATTTTATTCTCTTGCAGTCTGCCACAATTTATGAATTTAACTCCAAACGAAGAAGATGCTTTGTTGTGATCTGTTCCTCGTCTTTTATCTTAATTGGAATTGAACTATTGAAGGGTACTATGTATCTCCATTGCTAGAAAAATGGGTGGATATTTCATTCTGATATGATGCCTCTGTGTCTTGCTGCACATTGTGAATGCTAATTTTGATTTGGTGGCAAACCAATGTGAAGTTGAGTGACTTAGACTATAGTTTTTCCATGATGGCTTTTATATATCTTACGTTTCTCAGTTAACATTTTTATATCTAAGCTGCTGTGAGAGGGACTGTTGACACAAATATCTTACTTTATATGAGAGTGACTGTCCACCAATTTCCTGTTTGAATACTAGTTTTTGGAGGGATTCTGTGCAATATCGCCATATCTTTTAAGCTTTGATTTCTTTAGTGATTAATTTTTCTGCTTATGACACTGGTGATTCTATTCTGACTTCCTTAGCCAAGTATCCTTCAGGTAAAGCGCGGCTACTGAAGATCCCAAAAGCGCAGAGTGCAAAATTTGTTTAGAGCATAGCAAGCTGCATGCGAAGTTGCGGAGAATTTATACAGCTTTCAGCTATGACTGCGGTGCTAGAAGTCAGGTGATCTAGCCGCACACCTTCTGCAATTGGAGAATAGGCAACTGCTTTCGTTTCGAACCCACACTATACTTCAAAGAGCGCATGCTATGCAACTGGATAATCATGTTGTAAGAGTAATGAGATTTTGATAAATCTGTCTGTtagttatatatgtatatgtgaaTATTGTAGGTATGATGACTATGTTTATCTCCCTCCCCTTTCTTAAAGGTTCAGCTGCATATTATATCAGCTGATTTACCTTCTAATAAATGCTAAAACGCCTCTACCTTGGTGTTGATACTTGATATGATTTGATATATATTGGTGAAAATGAAAAGATGTTATTGGTGATTAGATGTGAAGCGTGTAAGGAAGggcgtattgaatcccaactggaAATAGGGTCCCCATTAGATGTAATAGTAGTAGCAGCCGTTTTGATGTCTCAAATAAGGTGGAGAGGTATTGATTTCATAAAATAAGCTAAGAAAGTGAAATAAATAGAACTGACCCACCTTgcttttttcctcatccaaagTACCCTCTAGTTGGTGAGTGGTTGCATGCAATAATTGATGATGTTTCAATTCCATGAATGCATGTTTGGTTCCATTAAGGATTTTGttttcactacaaaaaatgTGAAGACCACACTTCATTCATCCCATCCTATGCAATAATTTCACCAACATATCTAAGTTGTCGGTTGCATATTTTCATAGTAGTTAATATTCCTTCCATCCCCTTATACCCACGCGCccattaactcatttcattTGCATTTGCATTTCATTATAAATGTATTGTAACATTCATTAAAGTGCCAGTGAGACTTCTAATGGTTATGGAGAGTATTTAGTTGTgattaggcatgcacaagggtcgaaaaccgccggttcagggtcatgaaccggcggttcaagggtcggggaatgtatgaacctgaaccggcccgtctagctcccggcggttccggttccggttcaaaaaaccggcgggttacggggcggttcaaaaccgccggttttcggcttgaaccgccggttccgggccggttcgacgatttttttttttttttgcatttttcaacttttcaattttaatcaacttacattacacttttcaagtttgtttttttatgaaatgtgagtaaataaaattgaaaaaaatacggataaagttgcaattttattgaaattgcatgtttacaaattacacgttacaagttacaacaattacaaattgaaaacatatggcggtcttgaagtcttaaacaaaatttaaatacaaatgagactactagtgaagaactaattacaaatgacaagaaacgatgttgaagttcttaaacgtataagtgtattatatatatactcttaaccggcgaagaagatctttctacataactaaattaaggacacatttagcaattcaactttaaatgttgagtttcgtctaacaatcaacaaatatagtagaattgtcaaaagtttccctcatttagtcgtatagagaaatatacttcatcgactagagtatatacaaatacaattatgtaattgtttttgcatatacaaaaacatatggcggttcaaccctaaaccggcgggttgtccacggtttctgtcagaaaccgccggtttctgaccgaaaaccggcggtttctgaccggttttgcaggcctacacactgaccctacggcctagcctctgaaaagttgccggaacagtcagaaaccggctcccgaaccggcggtttaccccgacaaaccggcggtttaccccgcgaaccgccggttccaacggctatactaaacccctatgcgaaccctacgaacccctaacctacgaaacactatttaaccctttgaaccggcggttcgaaccgccggttcaggttcaatatattgccgaacctgaaccggcccttccgacccttcaacccttctgccggttcaacccgccggttccgggcccggttccggttcatgaaccggcgggcccgaaccggcggttaacggcccgccggttaaccgccgggccgggtcggtttgtgcatgcctagttgTGATAGTTTATTGAGGCTGTACCACTGTAGACAACTCACAAGTTGCACCCATATAACTAGGGGCAATTATTATTGAGGAAGCAAGCTGTTTCCAGCtacttttattttcttgaaaatacTAAATTGTTTCACAACTTCAATTATTTGTGCCTCATTATCTGGCAATCTACTACACATACATAGTCTTAATGCAACAGCTGCACAGACAGGATCTATATGCATTATTGTGCCAGAACCGAAATTGCTACTAATTAAAGCAAATTATATAGACACTTGCATTGTCGATTGCAGGCAGAAACAGAAACATAAacagaaacaaaaacaaaaaaaaatgagaggATATGCAGCAAAAcattttctcatcaatcaaacaaacaaacacaaacaaactGCTGCGTTGGGCACAATATATAATAGAGCAGCAATGTGCAACAGATAGTGCTAATAGAATGGGAGTTGGAACAGAACAATTAGAAATCCGGAGGCATAATAATCATAATACAGGGCACTCTGTTCAGCCATTGCGCCTgtttcattttcttgtcttcACGTTTTACCTGCACGGCAACAAACCATTCAAATTTGTTTAGACCTCAAATGAgtgagatgatgatgatgatgatgatgatgaagatgaataAGAAATCTTTGAAACATATGATTCGATTACATTGATTGTACGTGCTGTATAGTAGAGTATGGCATTATGTAGTAATGCTGAATCTGTAGTGATGTTGCAAAGAGAAAATCAAGCTGCAAAGTTTCAAGCCATGCAATGTCTCCTGTTGGGTTCATTTCCTCAGCATATACTTGCATTGCAAACCACTAACATACTATACATATCCAATTTGCATATAGGCAGACAAGTAGACAACAGTTTGGTTTTGGTTGCTTATGGGCATTGGTCCAAGAATTCTAAAAGAAATGAGATTGTAATAGTTAGGATAAACAAGATTTGAACTAAAGTCAGTATCTGTAAAATCACGAAGCACTGAATTTAAGATCCTCTGTTCCAATTTGGCATCCCTGTTTAGCCCCCTAAATTTGGCATGAATAGTATTTATATCAGACTAATGTATTTCCAAATATGGTATTTCATTCAACAAGAGCAACTTGTAAAGTAGTGCTAGTAATACTTACTCCcctaaaaaaatcaataaagaaaaaaaattaaactttatATATGTATCAGAAAATTGAAAGGCATGTCCCCTAAAGAAGCTTTTTCAACAATGGTTCAAATCCAAGTATTCCttaattttaagtttttaacCACACCTAGATTGTTTTCGCAGAAAATAGTTCAAGCCTTCTGCATTACCTCAAATTGAGTATGTGCTAAATGAAATTATTACATTTAGCCATAAGATAGAACTACATGATTATATAGCTTCAGCTGCTCTAATAGATTATACTGTAATAGCAAGTGACACTTCAGGCACTATTATTCTATGGCAGAAGACCAATGTCAACATTTTTGTACGACTGAGTCGCTAGTGAAAAAAAGgctagaaaataaaatttgcatTTTTTCCTGCATAAATCTCTTCTATTTATAGGCACTAAAAGAAAACCTGAATTTCTTCCAAattaaagtttctattttctcCCAAAGATAACGCAACATTTGTTACCGAAATTTGAAAAGACAAGGAACAGAAATTACTTTTGGAAGACCCATGGGAGAATGTCAAAATGTGTACTacagtaatatatttataacttATGATATGCATGAACCTAAAAATTATTGAAGGGATCATCTACTATCCGGTTATAATTACTTGCAGGCAGAAAAGGCCAAGTTACTTAAACCTTAATGTAAGTAATTAAAAACTGTAaatcattaaattaaagaaaagcaaaaaaaagGGAAAGTTGGAATGACAAGTGTTGATGGTAGGAGAGCTTGAGAGACCAATGGTGGAGCAGGTACAGTTAGAGGAGACAGCAGTAAAAGCCTAGTTACAGAGAGGGAGATGCTAAAGTGTGCATCTTTGAATGGTAGAGCAACACATGGCTCCTCCTTCATTACGTGTTAGACACAAGGAAACCAAACAAACAGACAGCCAGCCGATCCCTATTACCGTGCgaggattttaataaaaaaaagaccaAACGCAATGAGAAGAGAAATTCCCTTCAATTAATTATACCATCCCTCCTTTTCCCGATACTACTGCTGTTAATGTTCATCGTACTGCACTGAAAAATATGGCAACAATGTCGCCGGAGTGGTTcttgaaattaaagaaaatgtaAAGATGATTACCAGTTGGACGACGTCGCTTCAGTTCTTGCTTTTCCCTCCTCCCTGGGCGGAGTGGCGGCCGCTGCTGGCGTGGGCGTCGCCATGGCAGAGCTGCAGGCCGCGGGGATCGTAGCCAGAAAGGAACTGGTGGTGGGTTTCGGCCGTGCCGATGAAGAAACTCGGGGCGGATCCGTCGGAGTACCTCTGGAGGTGAGGCAGAAGTGACGGCGATGATGAATTGGACTGAAGGGTCCCCCTATTGAAGCCACCATGACCAAGGCCTGATGAATTGGCGGAAGAGGAGATCGTAAAGTTGAAATTGTACTCAATGCTGCTGCCGCCACTGCCACTGCcgctgttgttgttgttgttggcgTTCACGGTTGGTATTAAGTGGTCCGGCACGAAGGAGAAGTGCTGGAGCTCCGGGTGGTGGTGGTCGGCGATGCTGAACAGCGGCGAAGCAACGGCGGAGGTGTAGGGATTCGCCGGCAGGTGCATTTGCGCGGGACGAGCGGCGGAGGGCGGGCCTAGGAGGCCGGAGGTGAAGTAGTCCATGGGGGTGGAGGACCAGTGCCTTGGGGCGGCGGAGTTGGAATTAGGGCTGGTAGAATTGTTGGTGATATTACCGATTCCGCCACTCAAGAGCTCGGTGAAGGAAGTGGTGTGAGAGATAGGGTTGAGAGAGGGCGGATGAGTCGAGTCCTTCTCCTTCTCCGCGACTCGCTCCTTGGCCCGCTCCCTCGCCTTGATTCTGCTCTCAGATCTAGACAGAGACAGCCCCGACCCCTTGCTCGTTTCAGATGTGCTGCTGCACGCCGACGATTTCGTCACCTGCTGCGAGTAATTCaaatcgccgccgccgccgtccaAATTGACTTCACCGGAGTCGAAGCAGAGGTGATCGCTGGCGGCGGTGCTGGACCTCTTCTCATCGCTGAGCTGCTTGGGGGTGTCGGGGAAGGGCGTGGTCATCGGCGGCAGCTCCTCAATCGAGCTCGCCGCCGCCTTGAGCAGCCACTCCACCGCCTTGCTCGGCTGATCGACCCCCAGCCGGTCCTGCAGATCGTAAAATTGGATGGCGGTGTTCACCGACAGCCTCACCCGCCGATCCCTCAGCCCCTTCGATGTTAGCACCTTGCTGTGCCTATCCTTCCCGCCCGACGCCCGCGAAACCCTAACAATCCGCGAGGCAGGCCAGCCGTAGAATCTGCCAACGCCGCCGCCTAATTCAACTCCACCGGCGTTGTCTCTCTTCTTAtctccctcctcctcctcctcgtccatCCGAGCGCACCCTAATTTCGCGGCGCTGCCATTGCTGATTCTGGGGAACTTACATTGAATCTGATCATCTACCTCCATACCACCGCTTTCATGCCTTTCCTCAATCAATCCCCTTTGAAACTGAATCCGGAGGCGTAATAATTTGAAACTGAATCCGGAGGATTAGGGTTTCAAGTTAGGAGAGAGAGAAACAGTGGATGTGTGCGGTGCAGTTGAGCTGGATAGTGGATGTGGGGAAGACTGTACCGTCCTTTGCATTGATGACGATTACACAGACTACTTTGGCCTTTGTAGTGCCATATCCATACAAAATAGATACATATATATCTATCTATCaatatttagagagagaaactgtAGCTATTACTCTCTGAGAAACGCTGTATCACGTTTCATACACACAGAGAAGTCAGAGAGATGAAGTGCCTTCAAAAGCAAAACCAAAGCCTGTGTAAGCTCTgcaacaaaaaatcaaaatcacaaaCAAAAAATTAGAACATTCAAAATTTAACCACCacataaaaaagaagaaaaaagggaTAGAATCTGATGCTGAGCAAGAGTGAAAAGGGAGCTGCTTTTAACTTCTTCTTTTTCCTCACAGAGCACATAATTACTTCTAATTAAGGTGTAAAAGGAGAGAATTAGTAAGCTGAAATACTGATTAGAAGCAATAAGCCTAAATTACGATTAATTGTTAGTTAAGATTTGGTTGTTTCAGAGGGAAAGAGACAGGTGCTAGCTAGAGAGAGATTAGTaattaaagccctagaaattGCAGGCATGGCATAACACACACCAACCACGCATCAACACAGCTGCTgaacaaatatttaattaattagttgcaTATTTTCTTCAATCATcaataacaataatttaaatacGCACGAACGATGAGATGCGCCATTAATCGTTAACGATAAATTAAGATTTCAAATCCAGAACAAAACACTGTTGGATCTCTATAAAAAACTTCAAATCCAGAACAAAACAAAATTGCAGATCGGCATATACATATAGATTAGTATAAGCTTAAAGAGCAAAAGTAACACACATTATCAACATTTGCTTCTTTTTCTTCTGCAAATTCTCGAAATCCTTCGACGTTGAAGTGAGTGGTGGAGATGAGATGTAAATCGAACTGGAAGAGAGAGAAATGCAATGGAAAAGATATATGCAGGCAACTTCGAAGTTTACAAAAGGGGTTTACCCGAAATTCCAGTGGAGCTGCTTCCTTTATCTCCCAACTTTCCCAACTCCAAAGCACTAAAATTAGCTCAGAAACTAAtgctttgaatttaatccataAACATGAATAGTTATGTGAATTTAGggtttatatttggtgttgtaaTGAAAAAACTGAAGTTATttggaaataattaattataattgggAAATTGAGTTGGAGAGGATGAAAGCCCTAACAAAATGGGgttagagcatgcacaacggagagcaggcgtccgtccgtccgtccgtgccagcggtgcggcaccgctgtccgccgctgagctcttgccgttggcacggcgctgctcgatgcatcgagcacgtccgtgccagcgaacAGGCGACGTGGCAGCATGTGATTGGCCAATGGCATATtcgttggaaaatcatttttttattttttttaaaaatcgaaaataatacaaaaaaaaaataaaaataaattcccaatcccaaaaaaatggtagattttttgcccgtttttctgtatttttttattatttttttattttttccccccaaaatcatgtataaataaacacattcatcatccatttttcacatcaaatcatctctaattcatctctcattcatatttttcatacaacatatctacaccttcatctctcactcaaaacttcaaatggatttcacccatcttattgccgaagcggagcgcgaaaaacaagaatactacaaacaacatcgtgccgcttatgaagcatatgtcgcagcaaatacccccgctcctcctcctcaaccaactagatcaactcgccgctacatccatcgtgaccgggagggagcccacgaaaggctcgttgccgactattagCCGACCCGCCgtggtttccggaagattactttaggcaccgttttcgcatgtcaaagcgcttgtttatgcgtattgtcaacacattgtccgcccgtgttgaattcttccaaacaggtccagatgcagccggtcggcaaagtctctcagcgttgcagaagtgtacatgtgacatccgacaactcgctactgggaaaatggccgacctcttcgacgagtatttgcatgtcggtgagtccactggaatcctctgtcttaaaaatttttgcgagggcgttcgtacagctttcggtgatgaattccttaaggcacccaccaccgataattgccaacggttgcttcatcttcacgaatcagaccatggctttcccggaatgcttggcagcattgactgcatgcattggaggtggaagaattgcccgactgcttggagggggcaacactcccaacacttatccttgaagcggtcaccgactaccgcctatggatttgacatgcatatttcggtgttgctggatccaacaacgacttgaacgtgctctattcttcacccctcttcaatgatgtgttgaatggtgtagtaccggcgatcgacttcaccgtcaacggaaatgtataccacatgggttactatctcgccgatggtatctacccaaggtggtcgactttcgtgcacacgctcagcaacccgcaagacccgagacgggtctttttgcgcagcgtcaagagttcacgcggaaagacgtcgaaagagcctttggggtccttcaagcccgattcaacattgtgaaggccccggctcggctgtggtacgtgaaaaatatcgtcgacatcatgtacacatgtattatcttacacaacatgattatagccgacgaaggaccgagggcggctagcttctacgacgaggatgaagccggaagttcaagcgcgaggtctccccaCGCCAAGGTGTGCATACGatggtgggtgagaggatcgaaacaaggcacacaatgcgcgatacccgaactcacgttgagctacaagaagacctaatcaaacacacgtaggcgaaattcggccacgagtagtggattttttaattttatgaatttaattatgtaatttttaatttttaggagtttaattatgaaatttttaatttttaggattttaattatgtaatttttattttttaggattttaattatgtgatttttaataattaatgtatttttaatattattcagggtatgtgtaatgtattttaattttgtggaaatatttttatttaaattgaataatggaatggtgggacccttgtgctcgtccttgcagaagagcacggctgtgggtgttgtgctcttgcctaagagtaggcagaaaaagtggggccggacccacaaccatgctctttggcaagagcacggttgtgggtgatCTTAAATCGATTGGAGCAGGCACAACGCCATTGCCATCTCTTTACATCTGCAtccttttattttctatatatctcATTCCCCCCACCAATTTTCTCATATTTATCACTTCCTAGTGTCGTATAGAGTCATCAAGTGAGCGGGTCGGGCTAGTCACCTGTCCAGGATCTGTCCGTCAAAAAAACGAAACAGGCTCCGATTGGGCATTAGGAACGAACGAAGAGAAAATTGGTAGATGAAATGGACATGCCCAGCGCCATTGGATCTCGACCACCaattttcttattaaaatatacaattaGTAAAAAAGAACAAGGAACTAAGAGCAGCCACTATAAgacggacacttccaatagccctgccactttttttgtccacaacccTAGTTTATTTATCCGCGCCCACAAAAAAAATGTCCGCAGCTATAAGGTgaacacttccaatagccccaaaatttttagccacttttcattttattttttttcatttattttaaatcaattataattaaaattatcggactatacgtaattataaaaaacggctataattaaataaattaaaattaaacactaaattttcgtcgtattaaagtaatGGGAAACTTATACAATGAAAATTTAATCTGTAGAAAATCACAATGTTCTTCATTCTGCGCCACCTCCCATACGtacccaaacttcttcaatcaaatcggccaggagtgtggtatgtgctgtgctcctgcgcatatcagtgaaacgttggagcaaaTATTCATTACTAAGTGGTACACCCATTTGTACGGcacggaggcaacaccgtgacttgtacttgcgccatcttccggtgcccagcgctctgcagcaaatccttcatcttctattatcatattgtgcaatatgatacatgttaacataatattcgcgaatGGTGTAAAAACAATGAAGggaatgaggtgtatttataggtaaattaaattgaatttataaacaaaatgggaaaaaaaattcGTCAGCCCCCAATCCGTCGCGCCGCGCACCG
Proteins encoded in this window:
- the LOC121741989 gene encoding transcription factor TCP2-like codes for the protein MEVDDQIQCKFPRISNGSAAKLGCARMDEEEEEGDKKRDNAGGVELGGGVGRFYGWPASRIVRVSRASGGKDRHSKVLTSKGLRDRRVRLSVNTAIQFYDLQDRLGVDQPSKAVEWLLKAAASSIEELPPMTTPFPDTPKQLSDEKRSSTAASDHLCFDSGEVNLDGGGGDLNYSQQVTKSSACSSTSETSKGSGLSLSRSESRIKARERAKERVAEKEKDSTHPPSLNPISHTTSFTELLSGGIGNITNNSTSPNSNSAAPRHWSSTPMDYFTSGLLGPPSAARPAQMHLPANPYTSAVASPLFSIADHHHPELQHFSFVPDHLIPTVNANNNNNSGSGSGGSSIEYNFNFTISSSANSSGLGHGGFNRGTLQSNSSSPSLLPHLQRYSDGSAPSFFIGTAETHHQFLSGYDPRGLQLCHGDAHASSGRHSAQGGGKSKN